The Scatophagus argus isolate fScaArg1 chromosome 20, fScaArg1.pri, whole genome shotgun sequence genome window below encodes:
- the cacfd1 gene encoding calcium channel flower homolog gives MSSEETAASTKHTPEDDGMTWWYRWLCKIAGVLGGISCAVSGVWNCVTVNPLNIAAGVWMVLNAFVLFLCEVPFCCQFIEFANAVAARADKLKPWQKAFFYCGMALFPIFLSFSFTTLFGNAIAFATGVLYGLASLGKKGDAVTYARLQHQKQGDEERMTGTTNGGPE, from the exons ATGAGCTCCGAAGAGACCGCAGCGTCCACTAAACACACTCCGGAGGACGATGGCATGACGTGGTGGTACCGATGGCTCTGCAAAATAGCTGGGGTATTGGGAGGAATAT CCTGTGCTGTCTCAGGAGTGTGGAACTGTGTCACTGTGAACCCTTTAAACATCGCAGCAGGAGTATGGATGGT GTTGAATGCCTTCGTGCTGTTCCTGTGTGAAGTCCCGTTCTGCTGCCAGTTCATAGAGTTTGCTAATGCAGTGGCAGCCCGTGCAGACAAACTCAAGCCTTGGCAGAAGGCCTTCTTCTACTGTGG GATGGCTCTGTTTCCCATATTCTTGAGTTTCTCCTTTACAACCTTGTTTGGAAATGCCATCGCCTTTGCGACGGGAGTTCTGTACGGCCTCGCGTCTTTAGGCAAAAA GGGAGACGCAGTGACTTATGCCAGACTGCAGCATCAGAAACAGGGGGATGAAGAGAGGATGACAGGAACCACAAACGGGGGTCCGGAGTGA
- the ptcd2 gene encoding pentatricopeptide repeat-containing protein 2, mitochondrial isoform X1, with protein sequence MALARIGTCCRSLVRESFRVAICGVSQPGWIERCVGAKRHLLSEDVIKLQNFQQRKLAVAHLASGSKGNYIELFREKLQKNELILKDELKLLLHLCQSADDMVIARDAIYRYHAENHNMMYGDFKFGPVFMRLCYELGLEELAAATITDERIKGFFTDSTSFNIAMDMLFTKGSYEDALEVLRSMRNQGVPFNKDTFTLAFGTCYKLNTPESYRICSALMEEGQTKEHLIPRHAYCFAVALALRQNDIENAQSLYSQIMSTDSRLCQNLKVVILANSGAVTDAISVLSAALLPKSPSFVRKPQFSQEVVDVLRLQSEDQPHMMKVEQVVTQLEQANQITQWTIDDMLCHTPTGKRKPIMVERKISRRTLMPLQHTLLSE encoded by the exons ATGGCGCTGGCGAGGATTGGGACATGTTGTCGGTCATTAGTACGGGAGTCCTTTAGGGTAGCGATTTGTGGTGTTTCACAGCCAGGCTGGATTGAACGCTGTGTCGGAG ctaaAAGGCACCTGTTGTCAGAAGATGTTATCAAGCTGCAGAACTTCCAGCAGAGGAAGCTGGCTGTGGCGCACCTCGCCAGTGGATCAAAAG GGAATTATATTGAACTCTTCCGTGAGAAGCTGCAAAAGAATGAGCTGATACTAAAAGATGAGCTGAAGCTTCTCCTCCACCTGTGCCAGTCTGCAGATGACATGGTGATAGCCAGAGATGCCATATATAG GTATCACGCAGAGAACCATAACATGATGTATGGAGACTTCAAATTTGGTCCTGTCTTCATGAGACTGTGCTATGAGCTGGGTCTGGAGGAACTGGCTGCTGCTACAATTACAGATGAG AGGATCAAGGGATTTTTCACTGACTCAACTTCCTTTAACATCGCCATGGACATGTTATTCACAAAAGGCTCTTATGAAG ATGCCCTGGAGGTACTGAGATCCATGAGGAACCAAGGTGTACCATTCAACAaagacacattcacacttgCGTTTGGCACCTGCTATAAACTG AACACCCCGGAGTCGTACAggatctgctctgctctgatggAGGAGGGACAGACCAAAGAGCACTTAATCCCCAGACATGCTTACTGCTTTGCTGTAGCATTAGCACTTCGACAG AATGACATTGAAAATGCGCAGTCTTTGTATTCACAAATCATGAGCACCGACAGCAGATTATGTCAAAATTTGAAG GTGGTAATATTAGCAAATTCTGGAGCAGTGACAGATGCCATTTCCGTGCTGTCTGCAGCATTGTTGCCTAAAAGCCCTTCTTTTGTGAGGAAGCCTCAGTTTTCTCAGGAGGTG GTGGATGTGCTGCGCTTGCAGAGCGAAGACCAGCCACACATGATGAAAGTGGAGCAGGTAGTGACTCAGCTTGAGCAAGCCAATCAGATCACCCAGTGGACCATCGATGATATGCTCTGCCACACACCCACAGGGAAGAGGAAACCAATAATGGTGGAGAGGAAGATCAGCCGGAGGACCCTGATGCCACTGCAGCACACTCTGCTGTCGGAGTGA
- the ptcd2 gene encoding pentatricopeptide repeat-containing protein 2, mitochondrial isoform X2, with amino-acid sequence MALARIGTCCRSLVRESFRVAICGVSQPGWIERCVGAKRHLLSEDVIKLQNFQQRKLAVAHLASGSKGNYIELFREKLQKNELILKDELKLLLHLCQSADDMVIARDAIYRYHAENHNMMYGDFKFGPVFMRLCYELGLEELAAATITDERIKGFFTDSTSFNIAMDMLFTKGSYEDALEVLRSMRNQGVPFNKDTFTLAFGTCYKLNTPESYRICSALMEEGQTKEHLIPRHAYCFAVALALRQNDIENAQSLYSQIMSTDSRLCQNLKVVILANSGAVTDAISVLSAALLPKSPSFVRKPQFSQEVVDVLRLQSEDQPHMMKVEQGRGNQ; translated from the exons ATGGCGCTGGCGAGGATTGGGACATGTTGTCGGTCATTAGTACGGGAGTCCTTTAGGGTAGCGATTTGTGGTGTTTCACAGCCAGGCTGGATTGAACGCTGTGTCGGAG ctaaAAGGCACCTGTTGTCAGAAGATGTTATCAAGCTGCAGAACTTCCAGCAGAGGAAGCTGGCTGTGGCGCACCTCGCCAGTGGATCAAAAG GGAATTATATTGAACTCTTCCGTGAGAAGCTGCAAAAGAATGAGCTGATACTAAAAGATGAGCTGAAGCTTCTCCTCCACCTGTGCCAGTCTGCAGATGACATGGTGATAGCCAGAGATGCCATATATAG GTATCACGCAGAGAACCATAACATGATGTATGGAGACTTCAAATTTGGTCCTGTCTTCATGAGACTGTGCTATGAGCTGGGTCTGGAGGAACTGGCTGCTGCTACAATTACAGATGAG AGGATCAAGGGATTTTTCACTGACTCAACTTCCTTTAACATCGCCATGGACATGTTATTCACAAAAGGCTCTTATGAAG ATGCCCTGGAGGTACTGAGATCCATGAGGAACCAAGGTGTACCATTCAACAaagacacattcacacttgCGTTTGGCACCTGCTATAAACTG AACACCCCGGAGTCGTACAggatctgctctgctctgatggAGGAGGGACAGACCAAAGAGCACTTAATCCCCAGACATGCTTACTGCTTTGCTGTAGCATTAGCACTTCGACAG AATGACATTGAAAATGCGCAGTCTTTGTATTCACAAATCATGAGCACCGACAGCAGATTATGTCAAAATTTGAAG GTGGTAATATTAGCAAATTCTGGAGCAGTGACAGATGCCATTTCCGTGCTGTCTGCAGCATTGTTGCCTAAAAGCCCTTCTTTTGTGAGGAAGCCTCAGTTTTCTCAGGAGGTG GTGGATGTGCTGCGCTTGCAGAGCGAAGACCAGCCACACATGATGAAAGTGGAGCAG GGAAGAGGAAACCAATAA